From Pedococcus aerophilus, one genomic window encodes:
- a CDS encoding vWA domain-containing protein has product MGRGPGSGAGHHGDRFRYGPWQGGADPLAPPFDVREALDEIGRDVLAGGSAREALRDLLRRGMDGRRGLDELADRIRRARDAARRKGDLSGTLDQVRAALDQALAAERDTLAGEDTDDARLAEMDLATLPDDAAGQVRALASHEWHSPEAKAIYDSIAQMLQREVMDAQFAGMAQALSNPDPEAMAAVRDMLADLNRLLASHAQGEDTTDAFRAFMDKHGGLFPEDPQDVDELIDALARRQAAAARMMASLSPEQREQLGQLMSDALADADLASEMAQLNDNLRALRPGLDRGSPVGMRPGGEPMGYSAAVEAVAELADLESLMEQVGQSYGGSSLDDIDVERLEQHLGADAARDLEALRQLERELERQGYVSQGDDGLRLTPRAVRRLGETALKKVFEGLSADGHGDHDDRRTGHADEPTGLTRPWDFGDEQPLDVPRTVSNALRRTGIQPGQVSLDVADFEVVETERRTTAAVALCVDMSFSMVNEGRWGPMKQTALALSHLVQTRFRQDALQIIGFNIAAKRLTPVQLADAEPEWVQGTNLQHALMLASRHLRRHPQAQPVVLVVTDGEPTAHLGDGGIPEFQWPTTNATLRATVAQVDELRRSGAALNVFMLGEDPGLARFVDAIARRAGGRVFTPSVDRLGEYVVSDYLQARKGRRAAG; this is encoded by the coding sequence GACGTCCTCGCGGGCGGCTCGGCCCGGGAGGCTCTGCGCGACCTGCTGAGGCGGGGGATGGACGGGCGACGCGGGCTCGACGAGCTCGCCGACCGCATACGACGTGCTCGGGACGCGGCCCGGCGCAAGGGTGACCTCTCGGGCACCCTCGACCAGGTGCGGGCGGCCCTCGACCAGGCCCTCGCCGCCGAGCGGGACACGCTCGCCGGGGAGGACACCGACGACGCACGCCTCGCGGAGATGGACCTCGCCACCCTGCCCGACGACGCCGCCGGACAGGTGCGGGCGCTGGCCTCCCACGAGTGGCACTCCCCCGAGGCCAAGGCGATCTACGACTCCATCGCGCAGATGCTCCAGCGCGAGGTGATGGACGCGCAGTTCGCCGGGATGGCGCAGGCCCTGTCGAACCCCGACCCCGAGGCGATGGCCGCCGTCCGCGACATGCTCGCCGACCTCAACCGGCTGCTCGCCTCGCACGCCCAGGGCGAGGACACGACCGATGCCTTCCGGGCCTTCATGGACAAGCACGGGGGGCTGTTCCCCGAGGACCCGCAGGACGTCGACGAGCTGATCGACGCCCTCGCCCGGCGGCAGGCCGCGGCGGCCCGGATGATGGCGTCCCTGTCGCCCGAGCAGCGCGAACAGCTCGGCCAGCTCATGAGCGACGCCCTCGCGGATGCCGACCTGGCGTCGGAGATGGCCCAGCTGAACGACAACCTCCGGGCCCTGCGACCCGGACTCGACCGGGGCAGCCCCGTCGGGATGCGGCCCGGTGGTGAGCCGATGGGCTACAGCGCGGCGGTCGAGGCCGTCGCCGAGCTGGCCGACCTCGAGTCGCTGATGGAGCAGGTCGGCCAGAGCTACGGCGGGTCGAGCCTCGACGACATCGACGTCGAACGCCTCGAGCAGCACCTGGGCGCCGACGCCGCCCGCGACCTGGAGGCGTTGCGCCAGCTGGAGCGCGAGCTCGAGCGCCAGGGCTACGTCAGCCAGGGCGACGACGGACTGCGCCTCACCCCACGCGCGGTCCGGCGCCTCGGCGAGACGGCGCTGAAGAAGGTGTTCGAGGGCCTGTCCGCCGATGGTCACGGCGACCACGACGACCGCCGGACGGGTCACGCCGACGAGCCGACCGGCCTGACACGGCCGTGGGATTTCGGTGACGAGCAGCCCCTCGACGTGCCCCGCACCGTGTCGAACGCCCTGCGCCGCACCGGTATCCAGCCCGGTCAGGTGAGCCTGGACGTGGCCGACTTCGAGGTGGTGGAGACCGAGCGGCGCACCACCGCGGCGGTCGCGCTGTGCGTCGACATGTCCTTCTCCATGGTCAACGAGGGCCGCTGGGGACCGATGAAGCAGACGGCGCTCGCCCTGTCGCACCTCGTGCAGACGCGGTTCCGGCAGGACGCGCTGCAGATCATCGGGTTCAACATCGCCGCCAAGCGGCTCACCCCGGTGCAGCTCGCCGACGCCGAGCCCGAGTGGGTGCAGGGGACCAACCTCCAGCACGCGCTCATGCTGGCCTCCCGCCACCTGCGCCGCCACCCCCAGGCGCAGCCGGTGGTCCTGGTCGTCACCGACGGTGAGCCGACGGCGCACCTCGGGGACGGCGGCATACCGGAGTTCCAGTGGCCGACGACGAACGCGACCCTGCGGGCGACGGTCGCCCAGGTCGACGAGCTGCGGAGGTCCGGGGCCGCGCTCAACGTGTTCATGCTCGGCGAGGACCCGGGGCTGGCGAGGTTCGTCGACGCGATCGCGAGGCGGGCCGGCGGTCGGGTGTTCACCCCGAGCGTCGACCGGCTCGGCGAGTACGTCGTGAGCGACTACCTCCAGGCCCGCAAGGGTCGCCGCGCCGCCGGCTGA
- a CDS encoding LutC/YkgG family protein: MSAREEVLAAVRSALHPAASSPAPVASPPPVPSVPGPDQAPGEEVVALFAGRVADYRAEVTRCGAAELAEVVSSIVADAHGVVVPPGLDLELPGATLDDDLTAAQLDGIEAVVTRASIGIAVTGTVVLDHGRGQGRRSVTLLPDLHVCIVDERQVVSDVGDALARLDPRRPQTWVSGPSATSDIELSRVEGVHGPRRLHVVLVGD, translated from the coding sequence GTGAGCGCCCGCGAGGAGGTGCTGGCCGCCGTCCGGTCCGCCCTGCACCCGGCCGCGTCCTCCCCGGCACCCGTGGCGTCGCCGCCGCCCGTCCCGTCCGTCCCGGGCCCCGATCAGGCCCCCGGCGAGGAGGTCGTCGCGCTGTTCGCCGGACGGGTGGCGGACTACCGCGCCGAGGTGACCCGCTGCGGCGCGGCCGAGCTCGCCGAGGTGGTGTCGTCCATCGTCGCGGACGCACACGGGGTCGTCGTGCCGCCCGGTCTGGACCTCGAGCTCCCCGGCGCCACATTGGACGACGACCTCACCGCGGCCCAGCTCGACGGCATCGAGGCCGTGGTGACCCGCGCCAGCATCGGGATCGCCGTCACCGGCACCGTCGTGCTCGACCACGGCCGCGGCCAGGGGCGACGATCCGTCACGCTCCTGCCCGACCTGCACGTGTGCATCGTCGACGAACGCCAGGTCGTGTCCGACGTCGGTGACGCCCTGGCCCGCCTCGACCCCCGTCGGCCGCAGACCTGGGTCAGTGGTCCCTCGGCGACCAGCGACATCGAGCTGTCCCGGGTCGAGGGCGTCCACGGCCCGCGCCGCCTGCACGTCGTCCTCGTCGGCGACTGA
- a CDS encoding lactate utilization protein B — MPPFPTAARAALGDAQLRRNLAHATGTIRAKRAAVIDELEDWEGLRQRAARTKDETLAHLDEHLLTLEASLTARGATVHWARDAADACRVVADVARAHGIRDVVKVKSMATQEIQLNETLAEQGISAWETDLAELIVQLGDDLPSHILVPAIHRNRTEIRDIFRDRMGAVGRAAPDGLTDDPAVLAGAARLHLREKFLSTRMAVSGANFAVADTGTLVVVESEGNGRMCLTLPEVLVSVVGIEKVVPTWSDLESFLTLLPRSSTGERMNPYTSTWSGVAPGDGPQEVHVVLLDNGRTKALADDFARQALRCIRCSACLNVCPVYERVGGHTYGSVYPGPIGAILNPLLKGVGQDPATDALPYASTLCGACGDVCPVAIDIPGILVHLRGKVVDAHRGDGLPKAEAVAMKAAAWGLGSAARLGLGERLLGAAAGLWRGSRAGTTRPVITRLPWPGSHWTRARDLPVPPRESFRAWWRRTGRDGGAS; from the coding sequence ATGCCGCCGTTCCCGACGGCGGCGCGTGCCGCCCTGGGCGACGCGCAGCTGCGCCGCAACCTCGCCCACGCGACAGGCACCATCAGGGCCAAGCGCGCCGCCGTCATCGACGAGCTCGAGGACTGGGAAGGCCTGCGTCAGCGGGCTGCTCGCACCAAGGACGAGACGCTGGCCCACCTCGACGAGCACCTGCTCACCCTCGAGGCGTCACTGACCGCACGGGGGGCGACGGTGCACTGGGCCCGGGACGCCGCCGACGCCTGCCGGGTCGTGGCCGATGTGGCCCGAGCCCACGGCATCCGGGATGTCGTCAAGGTGAAGTCGATGGCCACCCAGGAGATCCAGCTGAACGAAACCCTTGCCGAACAAGGGATCTCGGCGTGGGAGACCGACCTCGCCGAGCTCATCGTGCAGCTCGGTGACGACCTGCCCAGCCACATCCTCGTCCCTGCGATCCACCGCAACCGCACCGAGATCCGCGACATCTTCCGGGACCGGATGGGGGCCGTTGGACGCGCCGCGCCCGACGGGCTGACCGACGACCCCGCGGTGCTGGCAGGGGCGGCCCGGCTGCACCTGCGCGAGAAGTTCCTCTCGACCCGCATGGCCGTGTCGGGGGCGAACTTCGCCGTCGCCGACACCGGGACCCTGGTCGTGGTCGAGTCCGAGGGCAACGGCCGGATGTGCCTGACCCTGCCCGAGGTGCTGGTGTCGGTCGTCGGGATCGAGAAGGTCGTGCCGACCTGGTCCGACCTCGAGTCGTTCCTCACCCTGCTGCCACGGTCCTCGACCGGGGAGCGGATGAACCCGTACACCTCCACCTGGTCGGGCGTCGCACCCGGCGACGGACCGCAGGAGGTGCACGTCGTCCTGCTCGACAACGGTCGCACCAAGGCGTTGGCCGACGACTTCGCGCGCCAGGCGCTGCGCTGCATCCGCTGCTCGGCCTGCCTCAACGTCTGCCCCGTCTACGAACGCGTCGGCGGCCACACCTACGGCTCGGTCTACCCGGGCCCGATCGGGGCCATCCTCAACCCGCTGCTCAAGGGGGTCGGGCAGGACCCGGCGACGGATGCGCTGCCCTACGCGTCGACGCTCTGTGGTGCCTGCGGGGACGTGTGCCCGGTCGCCATCGACATCCCCGGCATCTTGGTCCACCTGCGGGGCAAGGTCGTCGACGCCCACCGGGGCGACGGTCTTCCGAAGGCCGAGGCGGTGGCGATGAAGGCAGCAGCCTGGGGCCTGGGCAGCGCGGCTCGGCTGGGTCTCGGCGAAAGGCTGCTCGGTGCCGCGGCGGGTCTGTGGCGCGGGTCCCGTGCGGGCACGACGCGACCGGTCATCACCCGCCTGCCCTGGCCGGGCTCCCACTGGACCCGCGCCAGGGACCTCCCCGTCCCCCCGCGGGAGTCGTTCCGGGCGTGGTGGCGTCGGACCGGTCGCGACGGCGGTGCCTCGTGA
- a CDS encoding (Fe-S)-binding protein: protein MRVAVMSTCIGDAMFPEAVKATVRLLRRLGVTVEVPQAQTCCGQPMVNTGYLDEAVPLVRTFVSAFEGFDHVVVPSGSCAGSVRHQHGLVAARSGDAALADAVRQTSPRVLELSEFLVDVLGVVDVGAWFPHRVTYHPTCHSLRMLRVGDRPTRLLSAVGGIDLVPLPRAEECCGFGGTFAVKNADTSVAMGADKAAHVRSTGAEVLVTSDSSCLMHVGGLLSRGHAGIRTMHLAEVLAHTPDEGADGLDAADGTTSVAR from the coding sequence ATGCGTGTAGCGGTCATGTCGACGTGCATCGGCGACGCGATGTTCCCCGAGGCGGTCAAGGCCACGGTTCGGCTGCTGCGTCGGCTGGGGGTCACCGTCGAGGTGCCGCAGGCGCAGACCTGCTGCGGCCAACCCATGGTCAACACGGGGTACCTCGACGAGGCCGTCCCCCTGGTGCGCACCTTCGTCTCTGCCTTCGAGGGGTTCGACCACGTGGTCGTCCCGTCGGGGTCGTGTGCGGGGTCGGTCCGCCACCAGCACGGGCTGGTGGCGGCCCGGTCCGGTGATGCCGCGCTGGCCGATGCCGTCCGGCAGACCTCGCCGAGGGTGCTGGAGCTGAGCGAGTTCCTCGTCGACGTGCTCGGCGTCGTCGACGTCGGTGCGTGGTTCCCGCACCGGGTGACCTACCACCCGACGTGCCACTCCCTGCGCATGCTCCGGGTGGGTGACCGCCCGACCCGGTTGCTCTCTGCCGTGGGCGGGATCGACCTCGTGCCGCTGCCGAGGGCCGAGGAGTGCTGCGGCTTCGGGGGGACCTTCGCGGTCAAGAACGCCGACACGTCCGTGGCGATGGGCGCCGACAAGGCGGCCCACGTGAGGTCCACCGGTGCCGAGGTCCTCGTCACGAGCGACAGCTCGTGCCTCATGCACGTCGGGGGGCTGCTCTCACGCGGGCACGCCGGAATCCGCACGATGCACCTCGCGGAGGTGCTCGCGCACACCCCGGACGAGGGCGCTGATGGCCTCGACGCCGCCGATGGCACAACCTCGGTGGCCCGGTGA
- a CDS encoding enolase C-terminal domain-like protein, translating into MSIVSSITVSDIRFPTSRELDGSDAMNPDPDYSAAYVRLSCDDDSEGDGFVFTIGRGNEVVVTALQAVEQLLVGRNVGTPHDLAETARALLHDSQLRWLGPEKGVMHMAIGAVLNALWDRQSRVAGLPLWEYLAFLSPEELVDQVDFRYLTDALDREQALDILRAAEPTRRERADHLRTAGYPAYTTSPGWLGYSDEKMVRLAREAVADGYTQIKLKVGADAEDDARRMKLAREAVGPDIRIAIDANQRWDVEDAVGAVKMLAPYDPYWIEEPTSPDDVLAHAAIRRRVSPVKVATGEHAQNRVIFKQLLQAGAIDVLQLDSARVAGVNENIAILLLAKQFGVPVCPHAGGVGLCELVQHLSMFDYVSVSGSMDDRVVEFVDHLHEHFVEPAVVRAGRYVTPTAPGFSARMHDASRERFAYPGGAAWA; encoded by the coding sequence GTGAGCATCGTCAGCTCGATCACCGTCAGTGACATCCGGTTCCCCACCTCGCGCGAGCTGGACGGCTCCGACGCCATGAACCCCGATCCCGACTACTCGGCCGCCTACGTGCGCCTCAGCTGCGACGACGACTCGGAGGGCGACGGCTTCGTCTTCACCATCGGCCGCGGCAACGAGGTCGTCGTGACGGCCCTGCAGGCCGTCGAGCAGCTGCTCGTCGGTCGCAACGTCGGGACGCCGCACGACCTGGCCGAGACCGCCCGGGCGCTCCTGCACGACAGCCAGCTGCGCTGGCTCGGGCCGGAGAAGGGCGTCATGCACATGGCGATCGGGGCTGTCCTGAACGCCCTCTGGGACCGTCAGTCCCGGGTGGCCGGGCTTCCGCTGTGGGAGTACCTCGCGTTCCTCAGCCCGGAGGAGCTGGTCGACCAGGTGGACTTCCGCTACCTCACCGACGCCCTCGACCGCGAACAGGCGCTGGACATCCTGCGCGCGGCCGAGCCGACCCGGCGCGAGCGCGCAGACCACCTGCGAACGGCCGGCTACCCGGCGTACACGACCTCGCCCGGGTGGCTGGGCTACAGCGACGAGAAGATGGTCCGGCTCGCCCGTGAGGCGGTGGCCGACGGCTACACCCAGATCAAGCTCAAGGTCGGCGCCGACGCCGAGGACGACGCCCGGCGGATGAAGCTCGCCCGTGAAGCAGTCGGCCCCGACATCCGGATCGCCATCGATGCCAACCAGCGCTGGGACGTCGAGGACGCCGTCGGTGCCGTGAAGATGCTCGCCCCCTACGACCCCTACTGGATCGAGGAGCCGACCAGCCCGGACGACGTCCTGGCCCACGCCGCCATCCGCCGCCGGGTTTCGCCGGTCAAGGTCGCGACGGGCGAGCACGCGCAGAACCGGGTGATCTTCAAGCAGCTGCTCCAGGCAGGTGCGATCGATGTCCTGCAGCTCGACTCCGCGCGCGTGGCCGGTGTCAACGAGAACATCGCGATCTTGTTGCTGGCCAAGCAGTTCGGCGTGCCCGTGTGCCCGCACGCCGGTGGCGTGGGCCTGTGCGAGCTCGTGCAGCACCTGTCGATGTTCGACTACGTCTCGGTGAGCGGGTCGATGGACGACCGCGTCGTCGAGTTCGTCGACCACCTGCACGAGCACTTCGTGGAGCCTGCCGTGGTCCGCGCCGGCCGGTACGTCACGCCGACGGCACCGGGGTTCTCCGCGCGGATGCACGACGCCTCCCGCGAGCGGTTTGCCTACCCCGGCGGCGCCGCGTGGGCCTGA
- a CDS encoding aldo/keto reductase, whose protein sequence is MTDGQTRPGTTVTGPEAEHGAIPARRVGRTDLHVTTMGFGAASIGNLYRPVEESTARATVDTAWEEGVRYFDTAPHYGVGLSERRLGAALADRPRDELVLSTKVGRLLVPNENPVGNDLAWGFDTPDDLTRLLDYSADGVRRSIEESLERLGTDRIDIALVHDPDDHVEQVLAEALPELVRLRDEGVVGAIGVGMNQWEAPLRFVRESDLDVVMLAGRWTLLDRTGEPLLAECERRGVSVLAAAPFNSGLLSRPDPAADTHFNYEAPDPRLLAAARELADLARDHGTVLPHLALTFPLQHPAVAAVVTGQAKPEHVRSSARWLSTPVPEAVWPEAEKIVEGVL, encoded by the coding sequence ATGACTGACGGCCAGACCCGGCCCGGCACCACGGTGACCGGGCCCGAGGCGGAGCACGGCGCCATACCTGCCCGTCGTGTCGGTCGCACGGACCTGCACGTCACGACCATGGGGTTCGGGGCGGCGAGCATCGGCAACCTCTACCGGCCCGTCGAGGAGTCCACGGCGCGGGCGACCGTCGACACCGCATGGGAGGAGGGGGTCCGCTACTTCGACACGGCTCCGCACTACGGCGTCGGCCTGTCGGAGCGTCGCCTGGGTGCGGCACTGGCCGACCGCCCGCGGGACGAGCTCGTGCTCTCGACCAAGGTGGGGCGCCTGCTGGTCCCCAACGAGAACCCGGTCGGCAACGACCTCGCGTGGGGCTTCGACACCCCCGACGACCTGACCCGCCTGCTGGACTACTCGGCCGACGGCGTCCGCCGCAGCATCGAGGAGAGCTTGGAGCGGCTCGGCACCGACCGCATCGACATCGCCCTGGTCCACGACCCGGACGACCACGTGGAGCAGGTGCTCGCCGAGGCCCTGCCCGAGCTGGTGCGCCTGCGCGACGAAGGCGTCGTGGGCGCGATCGGTGTCGGGATGAACCAGTGGGAGGCGCCGCTGCGCTTCGTCCGGGAGAGCGACCTCGACGTCGTCATGCTCGCCGGGCGCTGGACCCTGCTGGACCGCACCGGGGAGCCGTTGCTCGCCGAGTGCGAGCGACGCGGCGTGTCCGTGCTGGCCGCCGCACCGTTCAACTCCGGGCTGCTGTCGCGGCCGGACCCCGCAGCCGACACCCACTTCAACTACGAGGCGCCCGATCCCCGGCTGCTGGCCGCGGCCCGCGAGCTCGCCGACCTGGCCCGCGACCACGGCACCGTCCTGCCGCACCTCGCCCTCACGTTCCCCCTGCAGCACCCCGCCGTCGCGGCGGTCGTCACCGGGCAGGCGAAGCCGGAGCACGTGCGCTCCTCGGCCCGGTGGCTGTCCACCCCCGTCCCCGAGGCCGTGTGGCCAGAGGCAGAAAAGATCGTCGAAGGAGTGCTGTGA
- a CDS encoding L-rhamnose mutarotase yields the protein MKRYGSVVRLRPEKEAEYRRLHAAAWPEVLDRLSRSNIHNFSIFLRDGLLFSYYEHEGEDHDADVAAIAADPRTQEWWALTDPCQQRWDTCPESQWAPMEEVFHHD from the coding sequence GTGAAGCGCTACGGCTCCGTGGTCCGGCTGCGACCCGAGAAGGAGGCCGAGTACCGCCGCCTGCACGCGGCGGCGTGGCCCGAGGTGCTCGACCGCCTCTCGCGCAGCAACATCCACAACTTCTCGATCTTCCTGCGCGACGGGCTGCTCTTCTCGTACTACGAGCACGAGGGGGAGGACCACGACGCCGATGTCGCTGCCATCGCCGCGGACCCGCGGACGCAGGAGTGGTGGGCGCTGACCGACCCGTGCCAGCAGCGGTGGGACACCTGTCCCGAGAGCCAGTGGGCCCCGATGGAGGAGGTCTTCCACCATGACTGA
- a CDS encoding SDR family oxidoreductase, whose translation MQEFDGIKALVTGGASGIGLAVARTLAARGARVAILDRVEADLADDFVCVVADVTDDASVRSAVESAVAQFGGLDVLVNNAGAGAVGTVADATDEEWHRVLDVNVVGPARVSRAALPALRESEHAAIVNTCSIASTAGLPARAVYSASKGALLALTMAMAADHLHEGIRVTAVTPGTADTPWVQRLLAQADDPAAERAALEARQPHGRLVSADEVAHAVAHLASPLSASTTGTHLAVDGGMDRLRLRPRETPSS comes from the coding sequence ATGCAGGAGTTCGACGGGATCAAGGCGCTCGTGACCGGCGGGGCCTCGGGCATCGGCCTGGCGGTGGCTCGGACGCTCGCCGCGCGCGGCGCGAGGGTCGCCATCCTCGACCGGGTCGAGGCGGACCTGGCCGACGACTTCGTCTGCGTCGTCGCGGACGTCACCGACGACGCCTCCGTGCGCTCGGCCGTCGAGTCGGCGGTCGCGCAGTTCGGCGGCCTCGACGTGCTGGTCAACAACGCGGGTGCCGGTGCCGTCGGGACGGTGGCCGACGCGACCGACGAGGAGTGGCACCGGGTGCTCGACGTCAACGTCGTCGGGCCGGCCCGGGTGAGCCGCGCCGCGCTGCCCGCCCTGCGCGAGTCCGAGCACGCCGCGATCGTCAACACCTGCTCCATCGCCTCGACGGCCGGGCTGCCGGCCCGCGCGGTGTACTCCGCGAGCAAGGGGGCGCTGCTCGCGCTCACGATGGCGATGGCGGCGGACCACCTGCACGAGGGCATCCGGGTCACGGCCGTGACCCCCGGGACCGCGGACACCCCTTGGGTCCAGCGGCTGCTCGCCCAGGCCGACGACCCCGCCGCCGAGCGGGCAGCGCTCGAGGCCCGTCAGCCGCACGGCCGACTCGTCTCGGCCGACGAGGTCGCGCACGCGGTCGCCCACCTCGCGTCGCCGTTGTCCGCCTCCACGACGGGCACCCACCTGGCCGTCGACGGCGGGATGGACCGCCTGCGCCTGCGTCCGCGCGAGACCCCGTCGTCGTGA
- a CDS encoding fumarylacetoacetate hydrolase family protein, giving the protein MRLARIGPVGAERPAVQAADGSWRDLSGVVDDLDGTTIGPGPLEEVAAALAAGDLPQVEAGRFGPPLGRIGKIVCIGLNYRDHAAETGATVPTEPVLFMKAPDTVVGPDDEVLVPRGSTRTDWEVELAVVIGTEAAYLSSPQDAAAHIAGYAISHDVSEREFQLERGGQWDKGKNCATFNPFGPWVVTADDVPDVQDLGLRLWVNGELKQDGNTANMVFPVLEVVHYLSQFMTLYPGDVINTGTPAGVALGVPGTPYLAPGDVVEVEVDGLGRQRQTFGKA; this is encoded by the coding sequence ATGAGACTCGCCCGCATCGGCCCCGTCGGGGCCGAACGGCCCGCCGTCCAGGCCGCCGACGGCTCCTGGCGTGACCTGTCGGGGGTGGTGGACGACCTCGACGGGACCACCATCGGACCCGGCCCCCTGGAGGAGGTCGCGGCTGCCCTTGCGGCAGGAGACCTCCCGCAGGTCGAGGCGGGCCGGTTCGGCCCACCGCTGGGACGCATCGGCAAGATCGTGTGCATCGGGCTGAACTACCGCGACCACGCGGCGGAGACCGGTGCCACCGTGCCCACCGAGCCGGTGCTGTTCATGAAGGCCCCCGACACGGTCGTGGGACCCGACGACGAGGTCCTCGTCCCCCGGGGGAGCACCCGCACTGACTGGGAGGTCGAGCTCGCGGTCGTCATCGGGACCGAGGCGGCGTACCTCTCCTCCCCGCAGGACGCCGCCGCGCACATCGCGGGGTACGCGATCAGCCACGACGTGTCCGAGCGGGAGTTCCAGCTCGAGCGCGGCGGCCAGTGGGACAAGGGCAAGAACTGCGCGACCTTCAACCCGTTCGGCCCGTGGGTCGTCACGGCCGACGACGTGCCGGACGTGCAGGACCTCGGACTGAGGCTCTGGGTCAACGGCGAGCTCAAGCAGGACGGCAACACCGCGAACATGGTCTTCCCGGTGCTCGAGGTCGTCCACTACCTCTCGCAGTTCATGACCCTGTACCCCGGGGACGTCATCAACACCGGCACCCCGGCGGGCGTCGCCCTCGGCGTCCCGGGCACCCCCTACCTCGCGCCCGGCGACGTCGTCGAGGTCGAGGTCGACGGACTCGGGCGCCAACGACAGACCTTCGGGAAGGCATGA
- a CDS encoding sugar ABC transporter ATP-binding protein — protein sequence MRLVCSNLAKVFPGVRALDGVNLDLRPGTVHALLGENGAGKSTLIKVLTGVHRADGGRILLDDGDAEPTHEVDFSGPSEAQAAGIGVVHQERNLVPAFSVAENIALQAIPSRFGVVDRGAVRTLARRCLEQLDIDLELDRPVAELSVAHMQLVEIAKALATDSRLLLLDEPTASLTGDEADRLYAVVRRLRDQGRTVVLVSHKLEEVFAVADTVTVLRDGRSVAESVPMAGLTRSEVVDLMVGRAHAELELASRTVDRTVTPALELQGVSTDIGHRDISLAVHPGEIVGLYGLVGAGRSELVRALLGLATVTGGTVLVDGRPVTITSVGEALRRHRIGYVTENRKEEGVFLEQTLSRNVAVTVWDRLARFGVVRDRSEDSVLDTYVERLGIRLSGPRQLAGQLSGGNQQKISLAKWLAADCSVLVIDEPTVGIDVRTKAAFHELIAELAERGLAILLISSDLPEMVALADRVLVMHEHHVVGEIDNTHHYSAMSSRIIRLVHGEPDHGEPPAA from the coding sequence ATGAGGCTCGTCTGCAGCAACCTGGCCAAGGTCTTCCCGGGGGTCCGTGCCCTCGACGGCGTCAACCTCGACCTGCGGCCGGGGACGGTGCACGCCCTGCTCGGGGAGAACGGCGCGGGCAAGAGCACCCTCATCAAGGTCCTCACCGGGGTGCACCGTGCCGACGGCGGCCGGATCCTGCTCGATGACGGCGACGCCGAGCCCACGCACGAGGTCGACTTCTCCGGCCCGTCGGAGGCCCAGGCCGCGGGGATCGGTGTGGTGCACCAGGAGCGCAACCTCGTCCCGGCGTTCTCCGTCGCGGAGAACATCGCGCTGCAGGCCATCCCGTCCCGGTTCGGCGTGGTCGACCGGGGGGCGGTGCGCACGCTGGCCCGACGGTGCCTCGAACAGCTCGACATCGACCTCGAGCTCGACCGCCCCGTCGCGGAGCTGTCCGTCGCGCACATGCAGCTCGTCGAGATCGCCAAGGCCCTCGCCACCGACAGCCGGCTGCTGCTCCTCGACGAGCCGACCGCCTCGCTCACCGGGGACGAGGCCGATCGCCTGTATGCCGTCGTGCGTCGCCTCCGGGACCAGGGCCGGACCGTGGTCCTGGTGAGCCACAAGCTCGAGGAGGTCTTCGCGGTCGCAGACACCGTCACCGTCCTGCGCGACGGGCGCAGCGTCGCCGAGTCGGTGCCGATGGCCGGGCTGACCCGCAGCGAGGTCGTCGACCTCATGGTCGGCCGCGCCCACGCCGAGCTCGAGCTGGCGTCCCGCACGGTCGACCGCACGGTGACCCCGGCGCTGGAGCTGCAGGGGGTCTCGACGGACATCGGCCACCGCGACATCTCGCTCGCGGTCCACCCCGGGGAGATCGTCGGCCTGTACGGGCTCGTCGGCGCCGGGCGCAGCGAGCTGGTGCGGGCGCTGCTCGGACTGGCCACCGTGACCGGCGGCACCGTCCTCGTCGACGGCCGCCCGGTGACGATCACCTCGGTCGGAGAGGCGCTGCGCCGCCACCGGATCGGCTACGTCACCGAGAACCGCAAGGAGGAGGGCGTCTTCCTCGAGCAGACGCTGAGCCGCAACGTCGCCGTGACCGTCTGGGACCGGCTCGCCCGGTTCGGGGTGGTCAGGGACCGCAGCGAGGACTCGGTCCTCGACACCTACGTCGAGCGGCTCGGGATCCGGCTGTCGGGCCCGCGCCAGCTCGCCGGCCAGCTGTCCGGCGGCAACCAGCAGAAGATCAGCCTCGCCAAGTGGCTGGCCGCCGACTGCTCGGTCCTGGTGATCGACGAGCCGACCGTGGGCATCGACGTGCGCACCAAGGCCGCCTTCCACGAGCTCATCGCCGAGCTGGCCGAGCGGGGGCTGGCGATCCTGCTCATCAGCTCCGACCTGCCCGAGATGGTCGCGCTCGCCGACCGGGTGCTCGTCATGCACGAGCACCACGTCGTCGGCGAGATCGACAACACCCACCACTACTCCGCCATGAGCAGCCGCATCATCCGGCTGGTCCATGGCGAGCCCGATCACGGCGAGCCCCCGGCCGCCTGA